In Candidatus Nitronauta litoralis, one DNA window encodes the following:
- a CDS encoding DUF4149 domain-containing protein, translated as MTTFAQFIYLLSLVMWIGSIIFFSFFTAPVVFKQLERPQAGELISAIFPRYYKLQYVCGILMFICLFILQRGSLNPNWFFLAIMLVCSLYAGQVVNPQARQLKEKIKAAGGEDEALEAKFKSLHSLSVKLNSTVLFMGLGMLWITAMHLKM; from the coding sequence ATGACCACTTTCGCCCAGTTTATTTACCTGCTCTCGTTAGTGATGTGGATTGGTTCGATTATTTTCTTTTCGTTCTTCACAGCTCCCGTCGTGTTCAAACAATTAGAGCGACCCCAGGCCGGCGAACTCATCAGTGCCATTTTCCCCCGGTATTACAAACTTCAGTACGTCTGCGGCATTCTCATGTTTATCTGCCTGTTTATTCTCCAGAGAGGTTCCCTGAATCCGAACTGGTTTTTCCTGGCCATCATGCTGGTCTGTTCGCTTTACGCCGGACAGGTGGTCAATCCCCAGGCCCGCCAATTAAAAGAAAAAATAAAGGCGGCTGGTGGAGAGGATGAAGCTCTTGAGGCAAAGTTTAAATCCCTGCATTCCCTGTCAGTGAAGTTGAACAGCACCGTATTGTTCATGGGACTCGGCATGTTGTGGATTACGGCCATGCATTTAAAAATGTGA
- the pyrF gene encoding orotidine-5'-phosphate decarboxylase: MEPKDRLIFALDVPDLNEAVRYAKLLNGAVGCFKVGLQLFVSEGPAVLKAIRDHSDIDIFLDLKLHDIPATVRSAVKSATKHNVQYLTVHCGSGLDMLRAAAHGATGSSLKLLAVTVLTSSGSVDVSGQDPSIKDMQLANLVLDRARQAQSAGCHGVVCSGQEVSHVKSAVQNKIIAVVPGIRPDWVHISKDDQSRITTPAQAISSGADMIVVGRPIRDADDPKEAACRIVDEIAEANTPAS; encoded by the coding sequence TTGATTTTTGCTCTGGACGTGCCCGACCTGAACGAAGCGGTGCGCTATGCGAAATTGCTCAATGGAGCGGTGGGATGTTTCAAGGTTGGCCTGCAATTGTTCGTGAGTGAAGGGCCTGCAGTGTTGAAAGCCATTCGCGACCATTCCGATATCGACATATTTCTCGACCTCAAACTGCATGACATCCCCGCGACGGTTCGGTCCGCCGTGAAATCGGCTACCAAGCACAACGTTCAATACCTCACGGTGCATTGTGGAAGCGGCCTCGACATGTTACGCGCCGCGGCCCATGGCGCAACCGGCAGTTCTCTAAAATTGCTGGCAGTGACCGTATTGACCAGTTCAGGCTCGGTTGATGTTTCCGGTCAGGATCCTTCGATCAAGGATATGCAACTTGCCAACCTCGTGCTGGACCGCGCCAGGCAGGCTCAATCCGCAGGGTGCCACGGTGTTGTTTGTTCCGGGCAGGAAGTATCCCATGTTAAAAGCGCCGTGCAGAATAAAATCATTGCCGTGGTTCCAGGCATCAGGCCTGATTGGGTCCATATTTCAAAAGACGACCAGAGCCGTATCACGACCCCGGCACAAGCCATATCCAGCGGAGCCGACATGATCGTTGTAGGCCGCCCCATCCGCGATGCGGACGACCCGAAAGAGGCTGCCTGCCGGATTGTCGATGAAATCGCCGAAGCCAACACACCTGCGAGCTAA
- a CDS encoding HupE/UreJ family protein produces the protein MQQLPLGDEGIILRILLFNFGIKLGQIGELCILLALLYKWRRAKSFLQISFASNHAITAAGVFFFLMQMHGYEHTMNPDEFGFPEENHFHAHEAMDVVTPTTPLPGSEYLVDPE, from the coding sequence TTGCAGCAATTGCCCTTGGGCGATGAAGGCATCATCCTCAGAATTCTGTTATTTAATTTCGGCATAAAACTCGGCCAGATCGGCGAGCTTTGTATCCTGTTGGCCCTCTTGTATAAATGGAGACGTGCCAAATCCTTTTTGCAGATCAGTTTCGCATCCAACCACGCCATCACTGCCGCAGGCGTGTTTTTTTTCCTGATGCAGATGCATGGCTACGAGCACACGATGAATCCCGATGAGTTTGGTTTCCCGGAAGAGAACCATTTTCATGCCCATGAAGCCATGGACGTTGTCACACCCACCACTCCTCTCCCCGGCAGCGAATATCTGGTGGATCCTGAATAG
- a CDS encoding lipid-binding SYLF domain-containing protein: MSALTLLFVLLFTSTASAWHTEKHELLNEAVEVLKDMQDAPDVAIPTKLLQKAKAIVVIPTLLKGGFMLGARYGEGIATVRNPYTGKWGPPSFITSAGASFGFQAGAQAIDLVLLVMSERGIKGLLKDNFTLGGDIALTAGPVGRYAEAGADILMQGEIYSYSRSKGLFGGVSLKGTVVQPNEDKNRSYYGTTMNADQILMGGKLKRIPKTAMDFIGSMNKVAPPFQNPYQGEKLAQNEAPSQPIPAQVAKPANPVRAPQAAPPVMSRRVEPSHPKPPVQAKSKKQEPLW, from the coding sequence TTGTCCGCACTCACATTGTTATTCGTTTTGCTATTCACCTCCACTGCCTCCGCCTGGCACACGGAGAAGCACGAATTACTTAATGAGGCGGTCGAGGTCCTGAAGGATATGCAGGATGCCCCTGACGTGGCTATCCCTACTAAACTCCTCCAGAAAGCGAAAGCCATCGTGGTCATCCCGACTTTGCTGAAGGGCGGTTTCATGCTGGGTGCCCGCTATGGTGAAGGAATCGCCACAGTTCGAAATCCATATACCGGTAAATGGGGTCCGCCTTCTTTCATCACATCCGCTGGAGCCAGCTTTGGTTTTCAGGCAGGAGCCCAGGCCATCGATCTGGTTCTTCTGGTGATGTCCGAGCGCGGTATCAAGGGATTGTTGAAGGATAATTTTACGCTCGGTGGCGACATCGCGCTTACTGCCGGCCCCGTCGGACGCTATGCCGAAGCAGGAGCAGACATCCTCATGCAGGGCGAAATCTATTCCTACTCGCGCAGTAAAGGTTTGTTTGGTGGCGTGTCCTTAAAAGGAACGGTTGTCCAGCCGAATGAAGACAAGAACCGGTCCTACTATGGAACTACAATGAATGCCGACCAGATCCTGATGGGAGGCAAACTCAAACGCATTCCCAAAACTGCGATGGATTTTATTGGGTCGATGAACAAAGTCGCCCCGCCTTTTCAAAACCCGTACCAGGGTGAAAAACTGGCGCAAAACGAAGCACCCTCTCAGCCGATTCCTGCACAGGTTGCCAAACCTGCCAACCCGGTTCGTGCGCCACAAGCAGCGCCACCGGTGATGTCGCGTCGAGTTGAACCGTCGCACCCGAAACCGCCTGTTCAAGCCAAATCGAAAAAACAGGAACCTCTCTGGTAA
- the phnE gene encoding phosphonate ABC transporter, permease protein PhnE codes for MEKDSVSSSTDPLPRIRPFYTTTKFLIWLLIALFVFSYGWRVTEINPSALLKDAHLVRPLVIALLQPEILVAKTSSKQWEVPFHLERDMAFGFGAPSDPIPEETTEVLRLSPPRGAVGDAVSVQGSGLKANSKGQLFWINSVNQEFPLEEITTDGQGHFESVVTVPPIARSENQKVRLVLAWSSGGWAVSKTLQLTLEKIVETIFLGLMATTLAVILAIPLSFMGARNLMTGVLPRGIYYSVRFLFNILRSVEPLIMAILFAVWVGIGPFAGVLALAVHSTAALGKLFSEQIESIDPGPVEAITATGAKPLQVVLYGVVPQVVPQFLALMFYRWDINIRMSTIIGFVGGGGIGFLLQQWINLLQYHKAATALWSIALVVITLDLISARIREKITTV; via the coding sequence ATGGAAAAGGATTCCGTTTCCTCATCGACTGACCCTCTTCCCCGCATTCGTCCCTTTTACACCACAACCAAATTTTTAATCTGGCTGTTGATCGCCCTTTTTGTTTTTTCTTACGGCTGGCGGGTAACAGAGATCAATCCATCTGCCCTGTTAAAAGATGCGCATCTGGTCCGCCCACTGGTGATCGCCCTGCTACAGCCCGAAATCCTCGTAGCCAAAACCAGTTCGAAACAATGGGAAGTTCCCTTCCACCTCGAGCGGGACATGGCGTTCGGGTTCGGCGCACCGTCTGATCCCATACCTGAGGAAACAACTGAAGTCCTCAGGCTTTCGCCTCCAAGAGGAGCGGTGGGTGATGCGGTCTCTGTGCAAGGGAGTGGATTGAAAGCGAACAGTAAGGGGCAATTGTTCTGGATCAACTCGGTCAACCAGGAGTTCCCCCTGGAAGAAATCACGACCGATGGACAGGGCCATTTCGAAAGTGTGGTCACTGTCCCGCCGATTGCACGCAGTGAAAACCAGAAAGTACGGCTGGTGCTGGCCTGGTCCAGTGGAGGCTGGGCGGTGAGCAAGACGTTGCAGCTCACGCTTGAGAAAATTGTCGAGACGATTTTTCTTGGATTGATGGCAACCACGCTGGCTGTGATTCTTGCGATACCGCTCAGTTTCATGGGTGCGCGCAATTTGATGACAGGAGTACTGCCGCGAGGAATATATTACAGCGTTCGTTTCCTGTTCAATATCCTGCGGTCCGTGGAACCACTGATTATGGCCATTTTGTTTGCCGTGTGGGTGGGGATTGGTCCGTTTGCAGGTGTTTTAGCGCTGGCCGTTCATTCAACGGCAGCGCTGGGTAAATTATTTTCGGAACAAATCGAATCGATTGATCCCGGTCCGGTGGAAGCAATTACCGCCACCGGGGCAAAACCCCTGCAGGTTGTGTTGTATGGCGTGGTGCCGCAGGTGGTGCCGCAGTTTCTGGCATTGATGTTTTATCGCTGGGACATCAATATCCGAATGTCCACCATCATCGGGTTTGTTGGTGGTGGCGGGATCGGGTTTTTACTGCAGCAATGGATCAACCTGTTGCAATACCACAAAGCCGCAACCGCGCTGTGGTCGATAGCCTTGGTCGTCATCACGCTGGACCTCATCAGCGCCCGCATCCGCGAAAAAATCACGACGGTTTAG
- a CDS encoding ATP-dependent DNA helicase: MKVEDVTSYFAEDGRLAQRMSNFESRSEQVAMSESVMRSLMEGEHLMVEAGTGTGKSLAYLVPAILWAVANDKKVVVSTYTKTLQEQILNHDIPLLRETLPIPFRYALCLGNENYLSLRRMKRAAQTGLFNRSEEDEQLDDLFSWSRITKNGIKSELPFEPLPSVWEEVGRQKDLCQGKNCETYQQCFYFRERRRWYSAHLLVVNHSLFFANVANSGAVLPRFDAVIFDEAQNLEEVGTNFLGLEVSNASLNYFLDRLYNPRTKRGRVTHLPDRLTVEIRKQVIKVRQAVDAFFENLFDQFGRGDRTLRFHQKPQINNTLFLPLKDLYEMFKAIEPELDTDEDILEATAAAERCFAFNNTLTAWLNQDLEDYVYWLEIAQRKRYPRATLKGVPVNIKEEMQKQVFDKTERVVMTSATLSTNRNFDYVKERLGFEPKEESILDSPFDYPNQAMLYLPKDLPEPNEEINLYVNTMAERIETLIENTGGKTFLLFTSYDLLNRVFKILDPKLSHYPLLKQGDLSPSRMLDRFKQEPSVIFGTNSFWQGVDIPGDALSSVVITKLPFDVPTDPLVEARVEDMKKRQINPFKHFQIPRAIIQLRQGFGRLIRTRTDRGVVSILDSRMSRRGYGQQFLDSLPNCSRTQDINQVKQFLNGSLPNEDSL, encoded by the coding sequence ATGAAAGTCGAAGATGTCACATCCTATTTTGCAGAAGACGGACGCCTGGCCCAGCGCATGTCCAATTTCGAAAGCCGTTCGGAACAGGTGGCCATGTCTGAATCCGTCATGCGTTCCCTGATGGAGGGGGAACACCTGATGGTTGAGGCAGGGACCGGGACGGGCAAGAGCCTGGCCTATCTGGTTCCGGCTATTCTCTGGGCTGTCGCGAACGATAAAAAGGTCGTGGTCTCCACCTACACCAAAACCTTGCAGGAACAAATTCTCAATCACGACATTCCCCTGCTCAGGGAAACCTTGCCGATTCCGTTTCGTTACGCCCTGTGTCTGGGTAACGAAAATTATCTGTCCCTTCGCAGAATGAAACGCGCCGCTCAAACGGGATTGTTCAACCGTTCTGAAGAAGACGAGCAACTCGACGACTTGTTCAGTTGGTCGCGGATTACCAAAAATGGCATCAAAAGTGAACTCCCTTTTGAACCGCTGCCCTCTGTATGGGAGGAAGTCGGGCGGCAAAAGGATTTGTGCCAGGGGAAAAACTGCGAAACCTATCAACAGTGTTTTTATTTTCGCGAGCGACGGCGGTGGTACAGCGCGCACCTGCTCGTGGTGAACCATTCCCTGTTCTTCGCCAATGTGGCTAATTCCGGTGCCGTGTTGCCCCGGTTTGATGCGGTGATCTTCGATGAAGCCCAGAATCTTGAAGAAGTCGGCACCAACTTCCTTGGCCTTGAAGTTTCCAATGCCTCACTCAATTATTTTCTGGACCGGTTGTACAACCCACGCACCAAACGCGGACGCGTCACCCACCTCCCCGACCGTTTAACTGTTGAAATCCGTAAACAGGTGATCAAGGTGAGACAGGCGGTAGATGCCTTCTTCGAAAACCTGTTCGACCAGTTCGGGCGCGGTGATCGCACCCTGCGCTTCCATCAGAAACCACAGATCAACAACACCCTGTTTCTTCCCCTGAAAGACCTGTACGAAATGTTCAAGGCGATCGAGCCGGAACTCGACACGGATGAAGATATACTTGAGGCCACGGCAGCAGCAGAACGATGTTTCGCCTTTAACAACACCCTCACGGCCTGGCTGAATCAGGATCTTGAGGACTACGTGTACTGGCTGGAAATCGCGCAACGCAAACGATACCCGCGGGCAACACTCAAAGGGGTCCCGGTCAATATCAAGGAGGAAATGCAAAAGCAGGTGTTCGATAAAACCGAACGCGTGGTCATGACATCGGCAACGCTTTCAACCAACCGTAATTTTGATTATGTGAAAGAACGACTGGGATTCGAACCTAAAGAGGAATCCATCCTGGATTCACCTTTTGACTACCCGAACCAGGCCATGCTTTACCTGCCAAAAGATCTGCCGGAACCCAATGAAGAGATCAATCTTTACGTCAACACGATGGCCGAGCGGATTGAGACCCTGATCGAAAACACGGGCGGAAAAACCTTCCTGCTGTTTACCAGTTACGATTTACTTAACCGTGTTTTCAAAATACTCGACCCAAAGTTATCGCACTATCCGTTGCTGAAACAGGGAGACCTGTCTCCTTCACGCATGCTGGACCGGTTCAAGCAGGAACCGTCCGTGATCTTCGGCACCAATTCTTTCTGGCAGGGTGTCGACATTCCCGGCGATGCCTTGAGTTCGGTGGTCATCACCAAGCTGCCGTTTGATGTCCCCACAGACCCCCTTGTAGAAGCGCGTGTGGAAGACATGAAAAAACGCCAGATCAATCCCTTCAAACATTTTCAGATTCCAAGGGCGATCATTCAGCTACGTCAGGGGTTTGGGCGGTTGATCCGCACGCGAACCGACCGAGGAGTGGTTTCGATACTCGACTCCCGTATGTCCCGGCGCGGCTACGGGCAACAGTTTCTGGATTCACTGCCCAATTGCTCACGCACCCAGGATATCAATCAAGTGAAACAGTTTCTCAATGGCTCTTTACCAAATGAGGACTCCCTTTAA